The Hirschia baltica ATCC 49814 sequence GCTTTGGCTTTATTCCTAAGCTTGGTGACGTCCTATCTTGGGCATAAAATATTTACATTTGAAGTTAAGGGTCAGCACAAAAAATCTGGTTTCCGATTTGTCATCGCAACAATACTAATAATGCTGACTCAATACGGCTTGATTGTATTGCTTAAACAGACTCATTTAGCTGCAAATCTTATTCTGTTGGCGAGTTCAGCTTACTACCCAATATCCAGTTTTATAATACATAATTGCTGGACGTTTCGATTGAAGACGTCGCCCCAATCACCATAAAATTCTTATAGATAGAATTGGGCAGGACTTAAACTTGTTGAATACACGATGTTATTTGAAGAGACAGCATTGATCTGATTTAAGGTTACTGTATAGGGTTTAACAAGTTCACGGTATTTAGATGTCACTGGTGGGAATAATATGCAGTATGCTAGAAAACGAGTTCTAGTGAGTGGGGGTGCAGGTTTTCTTGGTTCACACTTAATAGATAGACTTCTAGAACGTGGTGATGAAGTTATCTGTCTGGACAATTTGTTTACAGGTGACAAACGCAATATAGAACATTTATTCGGCAATCCTCGTTTTGAATTTATTCGGCACGATGTCTGTTTCCCGATCTATCTTGAGGTCGATGAAATCTACAATTTGGCGTGTCCTGCCTCCCCTATTCATTATCAACACGATCCGGTGCAAACCACGAAGACATCCGTGCATGGTGCGATTAATATGCTGGGTCTTGCAAAGCGGATTGGTGCTAAGATTTTTCAAGCATCTACAAGTGAGGTATATGGCGATCCAAATGTTCATCCGCAAAAAGAAGAATATTGGGGCAATGTGAACCCTATCGGTATCCGGTCATGCTATGATGAAGGAAAGCGTTGCGCTGAAACTTTGTTTTTCGACTATCACCGTCAACATGGTTTAGAAATTAAG is a genomic window containing:
- a CDS encoding GtrA family protein, which produces MSDILEKLPLEKFGLNADQAKKLIRFVLVGGVNTLLYLGLAIGFHEFGLSLDLSHALALFLSLVTSYLGHKIFTFEVKGQHKKSGFRFVIATILIMLTQYGLIVLLKQTHLAANLILLASSAYYPISSFIIHNCWTFRLKTSPQSP
- a CDS encoding UDP-glucuronic acid decarboxylase family protein — its product is MQYARKRVLVSGGAGFLGSHLIDRLLERGDEVICLDNLFTGDKRNIEHLFGNPRFEFIRHDVCFPIYLEVDEIYNLACPASPIHYQHDPVQTTKTSVHGAINMLGLAKRIGAKIFQASTSEVYGDPNVHPQKEEYWGNVNPIGIRSCYDEGKRCAETLFFDYHRQHGLEIKVARIFNTYGPRMNPEDGRVVSNFIMQALKGEDITLYGDGLQTRSFCYRDDLVEAFLRIMDTPKEVSGPINIGNPGEFTIKQLAELVVKLTNSSSKLIYLPLPQDDPMQRQPDISKAKSLLDWEPKVKLEDGLISTISYFDELLKSS